The proteins below come from a single Vibrio diazotrophicus genomic window:
- a CDS encoding anaerobic sulfatase maturase, with amino-acid sequence MATESANFSYIESPKLQLPKLDNDVYRFHAVSKPSASRCNLDCSYCFYLHKESLLEQPSHAGMSDEALALYIKQYIEAQTGDEVVFTWQGGEPTLMGLPFFEKVIALQNQFKKPDQTILNDLQTNGILLNDTWCQFLKQHQFLVGISIDGPKHLHDIHRVNRAGKSSFDKVMAAIELIKKYQIPFNALCVVNQDNGAFPLEVYRFLRDEVQPQVIQFIPCVEPKDFTVTAPNKWQSKDLIQIGNKSLAPQDETSYLTAWSVGASQWGVFLTTIWDEWFKQDFGRVFVDQFENVISQMFGFGAQKCVSAEFCGKAVAIEHNGDVYSCDHFVYPEYKLGNIAETHIGDLVFSNKQQAFGKSKTSDLPSDCRQCFFLSLCFGECPKNRFTKTAQGESGLNYLCPGLKKFYAKVVNSQISLQQRLSA; translated from the coding sequence ATGGCAACGGAATCGGCTAATTTTAGTTATATAGAATCTCCAAAGTTACAACTCCCAAAGCTAGATAATGATGTCTACCGCTTTCATGCGGTTTCTAAACCTTCGGCGTCTCGCTGCAACTTAGACTGCAGCTATTGCTTTTACTTACATAAAGAATCGCTTTTAGAGCAACCGTCGCATGCTGGTATGAGTGATGAGGCTTTGGCGTTATACATTAAGCAGTATATTGAAGCGCAAACTGGTGATGAGGTTGTGTTTACTTGGCAAGGTGGTGAACCCACTCTAATGGGGTTGCCATTTTTTGAAAAAGTGATTGCGCTTCAAAATCAGTTTAAAAAGCCTGATCAAACCATACTCAATGATCTGCAAACCAATGGCATTTTGCTCAATGACACTTGGTGTCAATTTCTCAAACAGCATCAATTTTTAGTGGGTATCTCTATTGATGGTCCAAAACATCTGCACGATATCCACCGAGTCAATAGAGCTGGAAAATCGTCATTTGATAAGGTTATGGCGGCGATCGAACTAATTAAAAAATACCAAATTCCTTTCAATGCTCTGTGTGTTGTTAACCAAGATAACGGAGCTTTTCCTCTGGAAGTTTATCGTTTTCTGCGTGATGAAGTGCAGCCGCAAGTTATTCAGTTTATTCCCTGTGTTGAACCCAAAGATTTCACCGTTACTGCTCCCAATAAATGGCAGTCAAAAGATCTCATCCAAATTGGTAATAAGAGCCTTGCACCACAGGATGAAACTAGCTACCTCACGGCATGGTCAGTCGGTGCGAGTCAATGGGGCGTATTCTTGACCACGATTTGGGACGAATGGTTCAAGCAAGATTTCGGACGAGTGTTCGTTGACCAATTTGAAAATGTTATCTCACAAATGTTCGGCTTTGGTGCACAGAAATGTGTGTCAGCTGAGTTCTGCGGAAAGGCGGTAGCCATTGAACACAATGGTGACGTCTACTCCTGTGACCATTTTGTCTATCCCGAATATAAGCTCGGCAACATCGCTGAGACTCATATTGGCGATCTTGTGTTTTCAAACAAACAGCAAGCTTTTGGTAAATCGAAAACATCGGATTTGCCTTCGGATTGTCGCCAGTGTTTCTTCCTCTCTTTGTGTTTTGGTGAATGTCCCAAAAATCGTTTTACCAAGACAGCGCAAGGAGAATCTGGACTCAATTATTTATGCCCTGGTCTAAAAAAATTCTACGCCAAAGTAGTGAATAGCCAGATTTCTCTCCAACAACGTCTAAGTGCCTAA
- a CDS encoding LysR family transcriptional regulator: protein MENKVNLNLINTLILLKKHRSMRTVAKVLGKSESAVSKDLSKLRSEFSDSLFIKTQNGFEATHYLDEIYDDLESAYFQLVNVVNKPIEFQPHLYQDLITIAIADAEYDHIVSHLYPKLMKHFPKAKFNFVTWKQESLENLLQGNIDCGVHLQNDSYSKDFYQKTLKVDQIVTAVHKQFGITQWQETKQLPFVFIDVPGWNEFSYRFEDILPKEHKQDITYCVRVDKLASALSIAANSRTAIQCPTRYLDDNFSVIPYPKGVSFDVAYSFYCLQTKRHSPLIQLLHQLINECY from the coding sequence ATGGAAAACAAGGTAAACCTCAACCTAATTAATACGCTGATATTATTAAAGAAACATCGAAGCATGCGGACAGTCGCAAAAGTTTTGGGTAAGTCTGAAAGCGCAGTGAGCAAAGATCTGTCCAAACTGCGAAGCGAATTTTCAGATAGTCTATTTATTAAGACGCAAAATGGCTTCGAAGCGACTCATTATTTAGATGAAATCTACGACGATTTGGAATCAGCGTATTTTCAGCTAGTGAACGTGGTCAATAAACCGATTGAGTTTCAGCCACATCTTTATCAGGACTTAATTACTATCGCGATTGCCGATGCGGAATATGACCATATTGTTTCTCACCTCTACCCCAAATTAATGAAGCATTTCCCCAAAGCAAAATTCAACTTTGTTACTTGGAAACAGGAAAGCCTAGAGAATTTGCTTCAAGGAAATATTGATTGTGGTGTGCACTTACAAAACGACAGCTATTCCAAAGACTTCTATCAGAAGACGTTAAAAGTGGACCAAATTGTTACCGCCGTTCACAAACAATTTGGCATAACGCAATGGCAAGAAACCAAACAGCTTCCTTTTGTGTTTATTGATGTTCCGGGCTGGAATGAATTCAGCTATCGATTTGAAGACATACTGCCGAAAGAGCACAAACAGGACATCACTTATTGCGTGCGGGTAGACAAACTGGCTTCAGCGCTGAGTATCGCTGCAAATTCGCGTACTGCAATACAGTGCCCCACTCGCTATCTGGATGATAACTTCTCTGTTATCCCTTATCCCAAAGGTGTGAGTTTTGACGTGGCTTACTCGTTCTACTGCTTGCAGACTAAACGGCATAGCCCGTTGATTCAGTTGTTACATCAACTGATTAATGAATGCTATTAA